One genomic region from Chondrinema litorale encodes:
- a CDS encoding SusC/RagA family TonB-linked outer membrane protein has protein sequence MKFKTITKRLLMRLFLLAVITTIGASFVSAENSLGQSLKKTVVNLENKQGSVSDIISEITEESGYVFLYEDQLKRELKQNVNIENAANLYDILTDISKQAYLEFKAVNHNITIRKAKTTTTNIAEVVEEKMDVTISGIVYNEENEPLVGATVLIKGTTQGTVADIYGKFRLEVPDQNAVLQVSYIGYEEKEVPVGSQTYFEVTLIPSLQQLSDIVVTALGIKREERSLGFSVGRVDGESVSRVAQENVLNGIAGKVPGVVINSTGGAGSSVSMVIRGATSLNTDNQPLFVIDGVPVANTLNNVTEFGNRNSVDYGNAISDLNPNDIADISILKGPSAAALYGSRAANGVVLITTKSGKNSNGMTVNVTSSTVFDNPYKYLDFHSKFATGVRPYTPDNNPYGVLTIDEGSAAGVGPRLDQGYYAIQWNSPVDENGDAIPTELVSHPNNVANFVQTGFNTTNGVSISNNNEKMNYRLGLTNMSSEGIIPNSDLFRNSFSLNSSVKAKDNLTISSVVNVNRTWSNNRPAGNRGANPLEWAYKVSPHIDIRDLQDYWVDGQEGLQQISQSIGDYNNPYFLAYEINNSFTRDRVFGNLMAEWEIIPDLTLMARYSLDQYNEVRETKGANSYDRDANGIYGISNLKRYERNADFLLTYNKGLGDFSFNVSFGGNTRYNFAQSASVSTTRNNGLTLPGVYTTGNIVPNTQSLSSSNSERVVNSLYGIANIGYKDMIYLDVTARNDWSSTLPAENRSYFYPSAALSVLVNEVIPMSSSIDMFKLRAGWAQVGNDAPVYSLYPTLDNVGSWGDVPRYSYSQSLLNPNLKPEIATSWEAGVDLHLFSNRLRIEGTYYLSDNENQILGISLPASSGYTSKKINTGLIQSKGWELLVGGTPVETENLRWDLNFNISRNRTKIVELSDDLDIFTFWTDAKGGAWTYEGETIGDIYDNELVRVEDENSPYYGYPILDENGSWQSIDAEDSKTKIGNFNPDFLAGLQTSVSYKNFTLNMTFDWRHGGQFVSQTYRYSESDLKTQRWLDQLINPDGRTDAELRDWLVANEETLIKDGFNLVGGPGDEYGGYPLTYNVTVNDGVFNPGVIAQYDEDGNIIGYTENLGGEDTKYIPYADNYPWDFTKAATFDADYIKLREISLGYSLPSSLVSKWGIQRASVAVFSRNLILWTKAKVGIDPENAFQPESSTQGGGIQFKQGIERYNVTPWVIPVGVKLDLTF, from the coding sequence ATGAAATTTAAAACAATTACTAAAAGATTGCTAATGCGATTGTTTTTATTAGCAGTAATTACGACCATAGGTGCGAGTTTCGTTTCGGCGGAAAACTCCCTCGGTCAAAGTCTGAAAAAGACTGTTGTCAACCTTGAAAATAAACAAGGCAGCGTATCCGACATAATTAGTGAAATTACGGAAGAATCAGGATATGTATTTCTATATGAAGATCAGCTTAAACGTGAGTTAAAGCAGAATGTAAACATAGAAAATGCAGCAAATCTATACGATATTTTAACAGATATTTCTAAACAGGCATATCTGGAATTTAAAGCGGTAAATCATAATATTACTATTCGTAAAGCCAAAACTACTACTACCAATATTGCAGAAGTGGTAGAAGAAAAAATGGATGTTACTATTAGCGGTATTGTTTATAATGAAGAAAATGAGCCACTAGTTGGTGCAACTGTTTTAATTAAGGGTACAACTCAAGGTACAGTAGCAGATATATATGGTAAATTTAGATTGGAGGTGCCAGATCAAAATGCAGTACTTCAGGTGAGCTACATTGGCTACGAAGAAAAAGAAGTTCCAGTAGGCAGCCAAACTTATTTTGAGGTTACACTTATTCCATCTTTACAACAATTGAGTGATATTGTAGTAACTGCTTTGGGTATTAAAAGGGAAGAAAGATCTTTAGGTTTCTCAGTAGGTAGAGTAGATGGTGAGTCGGTTTCAAGAGTTGCACAAGAAAACGTATTAAATGGTATTGCTGGTAAAGTGCCAGGTGTTGTAATTAACTCAACTGGTGGTGCTGGTTCTTCAGTAAGTATGGTTATTAGAGGTGCAACTTCATTAAATACAGATAACCAACCATTGTTTGTAATAGATGGTGTACCCGTTGCCAATACATTAAATAATGTTACAGAGTTTGGTAATAGAAACTCAGTGGATTATGGTAATGCTATATCTGACCTTAACCCAAATGATATTGCAGATATTTCAATCTTGAAAGGGCCAAGTGCTGCTGCACTTTACGGTTCAAGAGCTGCGAATGGTGTAGTACTTATCACTACAAAATCTGGTAAGAATTCAAACGGTATGACAGTAAATGTAACTTCAAGTACTGTGTTTGATAACCCATACAAATACCTAGATTTCCATTCTAAATTCGCAACAGGTGTTAGACCTTATACACCAGACAATAATCCTTACGGTGTGTTAACAATCGACGAAGGTTCTGCTGCTGGTGTTGGTCCGAGATTAGATCAAGGTTATTACGCTATTCAATGGAATAGCCCAGTTGATGAAAATGGTGATGCAATTCCAACTGAGTTAGTATCTCACCCGAATAACGTAGCGAACTTTGTTCAAACTGGTTTTAACACAACAAACGGTGTTTCTATTTCTAATAATAATGAAAAGATGAACTACCGTTTAGGTCTTACTAATATGAGTAGCGAAGGTATTATTCCTAACTCAGATTTATTTAGAAACAGCTTCTCTCTTAACTCATCAGTTAAAGCAAAAGATAACTTAACGATTAGTAGTGTTGTAAACGTAAACAGAACTTGGTCTAACAACAGACCTGCTGGTAACAGAGGTGCTAACCCGTTAGAGTGGGCTTATAAAGTTTCTCCACATATCGATATTCGTGATCTTCAAGATTACTGGGTAGACGGACAAGAAGGTTTACAACAAATTTCTCAGTCTATAGGAGATTACAACAACCCTTACTTCCTTGCTTACGAAATTAACAACAGCTTTACTAGAGACAGAGTTTTCGGTAACTTAATGGCTGAGTGGGAGATTATACCAGATTTAACTTTAATGGCAAGATACTCACTTGACCAATACAATGAAGTAAGAGAAACAAAAGGTGCTAATAGTTACGATAGAGACGCAAACGGTATCTATGGTATAAGCAACCTAAAAAGATATGAGCGTAATGCAGACTTCCTTTTAACTTATAATAAAGGCTTAGGCGATTTTAGTTTTAACGTATCGTTTGGTGGAAACACAAGATACAACTTTGCACAGTCTGCGTCTGTATCAACAACAAGAAACAATGGTTTAACACTGCCAGGAGTATATACAACTGGTAATATTGTACCTAACACGCAATCTCTAAGCAGTAGCAATTCAGAGAGAGTTGTAAACAGTTTGTATGGTATTGCTAACATCGGTTATAAAGACATGATCTATCTTGACGTAACTGCAAGAAATGACTGGTCTAGTACTTTACCAGCAGAGAACAGATCTTATTTTTATCCATCTGCTGCATTGAGCGTATTAGTGAACGAAGTTATTCCAATGAGTAGTTCTATAGATATGTTTAAACTGCGTGCTGGTTGGGCGCAAGTAGGTAACGATGCTCCAGTTTACTCTTTATATCCAACTTTAGATAATGTTGGTTCTTGGGGAGATGTTCCAAGATATAGCTACTCTCAAAGTTTATTAAACCCTAATCTTAAACCTGAGATTGCAACTTCTTGGGAAGCTGGTGTTGACTTACACTTATTTAGCAACCGCTTAAGAATTGAAGGTACTTATTATCTTTCTGATAACGAAAACCAAATTCTTGGAATTTCACTTCCTGCATCTTCAGGTTATACGTCTAAAAAAATCAATACTGGTTTAATTCAAAGTAAAGGTTGGGAATTGTTAGTTGGAGGTACTCCAGTAGAAACTGAAAACTTAAGATGGGACTTAAACTTTAACATCTCGAGAAACAGAACTAAGATTGTTGAGTTGAGTGATGATCTTGACATATTTACTTTCTGGACAGATGCGAAAGGTGGTGCATGGACTTACGAAGGTGAAACCATTGGTGATATTTATGATAATGAATTAGTAAGAGTAGAGGATGAAAATTCTCCATACTATGGTTATCCTATTCTAGACGAAAATGGTTCTTGGCAATCAATCGATGCTGAAGACTCAAAAACAAAAATCGGTAACTTTAACCCAGATTTCTTAGCAGGTTTACAAACTTCAGTAAGTTATAAAAACTTTACCTTAAACATGACTTTCGATTGGAGACATGGAGGTCAGTTTGTTTCTCAAACATACCGTTACAGCGAGTCTGATTTAAAAACTCAAAGATGGTTAGATCAACTAATCAACCCAGACGGTAGAACAGATGCCGAGTTGAGAGACTGGTTAGTAGCTAATGAAGAAACGCTTATTAAAGATGGATTTAACTTAGTAGGTGGCCCTGGTGATGAGTATGGTGGTTATCCTTTAACTTATAATGTTACAGTAAACGACGGTGTGTTTAACCCAGGTGTTATTGCTCAATACGATGAAGATGGAAACATTATCGGTTATACTGAGAACTTAGGTGGAGAAGATACTAAATACATCCCTTATGCAGATAACTATCCTTGGGACTTTACAAAAGCAGCTACTTTCGATGCAGATTACATTAAACTTAGAGAGATATCATTAGGCTATAGCCTTCCTTCTTCTTTAGTTAGCAAGTGGGGTATACAAAGAGCAAGTGTTGCTGTATTTAGTAGAAACCTTATTTTATGGACAAAAGCTAAAGTGGGTATAGATCCAGAAAATGCTTTCCAGCCAGAATCAAGTACACAAGGTGGAGGTATCCAGTTTAAGCAGGGTATTGAACGATACAACGTAACCCCTTGGGTTATTCCTGTAGGTGTAAAACTTGACTTAACCTTTTAA
- a CDS encoding FecR family protein produces MNTEREKIRKLISDYLSNKIDSNQLNLFLDGFDKKEIEEEYDFVLKNHFDNLVLTEGFEQEENTENNEKLIEARSIIQKDPAKSIGFNGTSLWSSVSGIAATISIICCAVAVLWVTTQEKAPKEEDLPVISFEERYTQPGTKGSYTLSDGSFIHLNADSKLSFPQEFNGKERLVKMGGEAYFKVKRDEERPFVIEAEKIKIKVLGTSFNVKAYDEEDEIVVAVESGKVMVTDLKQNSKQFILTKNQKLVYSREENKFKVTDANISSDLIWREGVLKFNNTPFSEIERKLERWYGVDIQVEDKSVYSRKISGVHKNENLKAVLESIKFAFGIDYKINGKTVKLKTF; encoded by the coding sequence ATGAACACAGAAAGGGAGAAAATTAGAAAATTAATATCAGATTATCTTTCCAATAAGATAGACTCTAATCAACTCAATCTATTTTTAGATGGTTTTGATAAAAAAGAAATTGAGGAAGAATATGATTTTGTGCTCAAAAATCATTTTGATAATCTGGTTTTGACTGAAGGCTTTGAACAAGAAGAAAATACAGAAAATAATGAAAAGCTCATAGAAGCTAGGAGTATTATACAGAAAGATCCGGCTAAAAGTATTGGATTTAATGGTACGAGTTTATGGTCTTCTGTATCTGGCATTGCTGCAACGATTAGCATCATTTGCTGTGCAGTAGCAGTATTATGGGTAACGACGCAAGAAAAAGCTCCAAAAGAGGAAGACTTGCCAGTTATCAGTTTTGAAGAAAGATACACGCAACCCGGTACCAAAGGTTCTTATACATTGTCAGATGGCAGCTTTATTCATTTAAATGCAGACAGTAAACTAAGTTTTCCACAAGAGTTTAATGGCAAAGAGCGATTAGTTAAAATGGGAGGTGAAGCTTACTTTAAAGTAAAAAGAGACGAAGAGCGACCATTTGTAATTGAAGCTGAGAAAATAAAAATTAAGGTGCTTGGTACTTCTTTTAATGTAAAGGCTTACGACGAAGAAGATGAGATAGTAGTAGCCGTAGAAAGCGGTAAAGTAATGGTTACCGATCTAAAACAAAACTCGAAACAATTCATACTTACTAAAAATCAAAAGCTGGTTTATAGCAGAGAAGAAAATAAATTTAAAGTAACTGATGCTAACATCAGCTCAGATTTGATTTGGCGAGAAGGAGTTTTAAAATTTAATAATACTCCTTTTTCTGAAATTGAAAGAAAGCTGGAAAGGTGGTACGGGGTAGATATACAAGTAGAAGATAAGTCAGTCTATTCAAGAAAAATTTCGGGGGTTCATAAAAATGAAAACCTGAAGGCGGTATTAGAGTCAATCAAATTTGCATTTGGTATCGACTATAAAATAAATGGAAAAACTGTGAAACTAAAAACATTTTGA
- a CDS encoding RNA polymerase sigma factor — protein sequence MNLNDSKLFCELKNGSSDAFEQLYVAYKTPALKFCFSLLKDMDEAECMVQDVFMQLWIKRAKLNTQANFQSYLFSCLRNRAYDHFKKIRRSELAIDNLSRKIETLQRVNEEVDDTLKIESLQKAVEELPTSRKAIVKLRYEGGKSYKEIADHLNISSNTVKNQLIKAKHYLRSHVDISLVICMLIPLKSFFE from the coding sequence ATGAACCTGAATGATAGTAAACTCTTTTGCGAATTAAAAAATGGAAGCAGTGATGCTTTTGAGCAACTTTATGTGGCTTACAAAACGCCTGCTTTAAAGTTTTGCTTTTCCTTATTAAAAGATATGGACGAAGCAGAATGTATGGTGCAGGATGTGTTTATGCAATTATGGATTAAAAGGGCGAAACTCAATACACAAGCAAACTTTCAATCTTATCTTTTCTCCTGCTTAAGAAATAGAGCATACGACCATTTTAAAAAGATTAGAAGAAGTGAGTTAGCAATTGACAACCTAAGTAGAAAAATCGAAACTTTACAACGAGTAAATGAAGAAGTAGATGATACTTTAAAAATCGAATCTCTGCAAAAGGCTGTAGAAGAATTACCTACCAGTAGAAAAGCAATAGTAAAACTTCGCTACGAAGGAGGTAAATCTTATAAAGAGATTGCCGACCATTTAAATATTTCTAGCAATACTGTAAAAAACCAGTTAATTAAGGCTAAACATTATTTGAGAAGCCATGTAGATATTAGTTTGGTTATTTGTATGCTAATTCCATTAAAATCTTTTTTTGAATAA
- a CDS encoding acyltransferase family protein — translation MSKQRFLSLDVFRGLTIFLMITVNSPGLGAEPFAFLEHAQWFGFTLADLVFPSFLFAVGNAMSFSIKKFDSDADFLKKVLKRTFLIFLFGYLMYWFPFFVVGEDGSIGISPISDTRVMGVLQRIALCYGFAAIIVRYLSVKMILIVSAFLLFGYWIILYLFGVPGEELTKMGNAGTLLDHFILGDSHLYHGDGGDAFDPEGILSTLPSIVNVLFGYLAGLYIQKGGKNYETIAKLLMAGAVLLLGAVTWDLMFPIGKKLWTSSFVLYTVGIDLLMISCLIYLVEIKNIKFGVNFFNILGKNPLFLYLLSEILYMTMRMIYVAPDLDTYGWFSIKIFQTIAPGPIGSLLMALAFTMVCWLAGYWLDKKKIYIKI, via the coding sequence ATGAGTAAACAAAGATTTCTTTCACTGGATGTTTTTAGAGGACTAACAATTTTTTTAATGATCACGGTAAACTCTCCAGGACTTGGAGCCGAACCATTTGCATTCTTAGAGCATGCACAGTGGTTTGGGTTTACATTAGCAGATCTGGTTTTCCCTTCTTTTCTATTTGCAGTAGGTAATGCAATGAGCTTTTCGATTAAGAAATTTGATAGCGATGCTGATTTCTTAAAAAAAGTATTAAAAAGAACTTTCCTTATTTTCCTTTTCGGATACCTCATGTATTGGTTCCCATTCTTTGTAGTGGGCGAAGATGGTTCAATAGGTATAAGTCCAATTAGCGATACACGTGTAATGGGTGTGTTACAAAGAATTGCTCTGTGTTATGGTTTTGCAGCTATCATTGTAAGATACCTATCGGTAAAAATGATATTAATAGTTTCTGCATTTTTACTTTTTGGATACTGGATTATACTTTACCTATTTGGAGTACCAGGCGAAGAACTAACTAAAATGGGAAATGCAGGTACTTTGCTAGATCATTTCATACTAGGAGATAGCCACCTTTACCATGGCGATGGTGGAGATGCATTTGATCCAGAAGGTATATTGAGTACATTGCCATCTATTGTAAATGTATTGTTTGGTTATTTGGCAGGTTTATACATTCAAAAAGGTGGTAAAAACTATGAGACCATTGCCAAGTTGCTAATGGCTGGAGCTGTTTTACTTTTAGGTGCTGTTACATGGGATTTAATGTTCCCGATAGGCAAAAAACTATGGACTAGTTCATTTGTGCTATATACAGTAGGTATCGATTTACTCATGATTTCTTGCCTTATCTACCTCGTAGAAATTAAGAATATAAAATTTGGGGTTAACTTTTTCAATATACTTGGTAAGAATCCACTGTTTTTATATCTGCTCTCAGAAATCTTATACATGACCATGCGAATGATTTATGTAGCACCAGATTTAGATACTTATGGTTGGTTTAGTATAAAAATATTTCAAACAATTGCACCAGGTCCAATCGGTTCACTTTTAATGGCTTTGGCATTTACCATGGTTTGTTGGCTGGCAGGTTATTGGCTCGACAAGAAAAAAATATATATCAAAATATAA
- a CDS encoding sulfatase-like hydrolase/transferase translates to MKKLKLTGLFFLISFVAFAQSDLTTENVILITFDGFRWEELFTGADPELIENKKYVEDIESLKSTFWKDDALERREILMPFFWNTIAKEGQIYGNRKYKNFVNIKNKQWFSYPGYNEILSGFSDDDRIHSNDKIENPNKTVLEFINNQEAYKGEVAAFGSWDVFPYIINEERSGIPVNAGFESATGNDLTDTEKLLNKLQAEVPSPWSSVRLDAFTHNYALEYLQKHQPKMLFISYGETDDFAHEGKYDAYLYSAHRTDQFIKELWNWTQSQEQYRGKTTFIITTDHGRGAIDKWKDHGIEVKGAGSIWIAVMGPDSEALGEVKSKGQLYQNQVANTVATLLGLDYTNEKEVGKSISSAIKKMEE, encoded by the coding sequence ATGAAAAAACTGAAACTTACAGGGTTATTCTTCCTGATATCATTTGTTGCATTTGCACAAAGCGACCTTACTACAGAAAATGTAATACTGATTACTTTTGATGGCTTTCGTTGGGAAGAATTATTTACCGGTGCTGATCCTGAATTGATTGAAAATAAAAAATATGTTGAGGATATTGAATCCTTAAAATCAACTTTCTGGAAAGATGATGCACTAGAAAGAAGAGAAATTTTGATGCCTTTCTTCTGGAATACAATAGCTAAAGAAGGTCAGATTTATGGTAATCGTAAGTATAAAAACTTTGTAAATATTAAGAACAAACAGTGGTTTTCGTATCCGGGCTATAACGAAATACTTTCTGGGTTTTCTGATGATGATCGCATACACAGCAACGATAAAATTGAAAACCCAAACAAAACAGTTTTAGAGTTTATTAATAATCAGGAAGCGTATAAAGGAGAAGTTGCCGCTTTTGGTTCGTGGGATGTTTTTCCATACATTATAAATGAAGAGAGAAGTGGTATTCCTGTAAATGCAGGTTTTGAATCTGCCACTGGTAATGATTTAACAGATACTGAAAAACTATTAAACAAATTACAAGCGGAAGTGCCGAGCCCTTGGTCGTCTGTAAGGTTAGATGCTTTTACCCACAATTATGCTTTGGAATATCTACAGAAGCATCAACCAAAAATGTTGTTCATCTCTTATGGCGAAACTGATGATTTTGCCCACGAAGGTAAATACGATGCTTACTTGTACTCAGCACATAGAACAGACCAGTTTATAAAAGAGCTTTGGAATTGGACACAATCTCAGGAGCAGTATAGAGGTAAAACTACATTTATTATTACTACAGATCATGGCAGAGGTGCTATTGACAAGTGGAAAGATCATGGTATAGAAGTAAAAGGTGCTGGCTCTATATGGATAGCCGTAATGGGACCCGACTCAGAGGCTTTGGGAGAAGTTAAATCTAAAGGTCAGTTGTACCAAAATCAGGTGGCAAATACTGTAGCAACTTTATTAGGTCTTGACTATACCAACGAAAAAGAAGTAGGTAAGTCAATTAGCTCTGCAATTAAAAAAATGGAAGAATAA
- a CDS encoding histidinol-phosphatase, giving the protein MFFRYFFYLLSIIFIASCSSPKQEPTSEKKWYKGNLHTHSFWSDGDDYPEMIMDWYKTHDYDFIVLSEHNIIAKGEKWKLIPKARMYQDAFQKYLEKYGEDWVQYKNDTSGSMLVKLKTLEEYRPLFEEKDKFLIIQSEEVSDGYDGKPIHMNVTNIQELIEPQHGNSVSEVLQNNLDAVKAQRDSTGIPMFLHINHPNFIWAITPEDIMKLNGERFFEVYNGHPAVHNYGDSLRPSMETLWDMVQVSYLNSNKPLLYGLAVDDAHSYLVMNSEQSNAGRGWVMVQAEDLSPKSIVTAMENGDFYSTTGVTLESLSFDGNTLDIKVKPEEGVKYSIQFWGHRNSEAENSIGTLFNEVEGSEASYTLQDGDLFVRAKIISDKLKENPYQTGDTETAWTQPVVKK; this is encoded by the coding sequence ATGTTTTTTAGATACTTTTTTTACTTACTCTCAATTATTTTTATTGCCTCTTGCTCGTCTCCAAAACAAGAACCTACCAGCGAAAAAAAATGGTACAAAGGTAATTTGCACACACACTCTTTTTGGAGCGATGGAGATGATTATCCTGAAATGATAATGGATTGGTACAAGACACACGACTATGATTTTATAGTGCTGTCTGAACATAACATTATTGCTAAAGGAGAAAAATGGAAGTTGATCCCAAAAGCAAGAATGTATCAAGATGCTTTTCAGAAGTATTTAGAGAAGTATGGTGAAGATTGGGTACAGTATAAAAATGATACTTCTGGGAGCATGTTGGTTAAACTAAAAACATTAGAAGAATACCGCCCACTATTCGAAGAGAAAGATAAATTCCTCATTATTCAATCTGAAGAAGTTTCTGATGGTTACGATGGAAAACCAATCCATATGAATGTAACCAACATTCAAGAGTTAATTGAACCACAACATGGTAATTCAGTCTCTGAGGTGTTACAAAATAATCTCGATGCAGTAAAAGCCCAAAGAGACAGCACCGGTATACCTATGTTTTTGCATATTAATCACCCTAATTTTATTTGGGCAATTACTCCAGAAGATATTATGAAATTAAATGGAGAAAGATTTTTTGAAGTATATAACGGGCACCCTGCTGTACATAATTATGGAGACTCATTAAGACCAAGTATGGAAACCCTTTGGGATATGGTTCAGGTTTCTTATTTAAACAGTAACAAACCGCTACTATATGGTTTGGCAGTTGACGATGCACACAGTTATTTGGTAATGAATAGTGAGCAAAGTAATGCTGGTAGAGGTTGGGTAATGGTACAGGCTGAAGACCTTTCGCCAAAATCGATAGTAACAGCTATGGAGAATGGAGATTTTTATTCTACTACAGGTGTAACATTAGAATCACTATCTTTTGATGGCAATACATTAGACATTAAAGTGAAACCAGAAGAAGGCGTAAAGTATTCAATACAATTTTGGGGGCATAGAAATTCTGAAGCAGAAAACAGTATAGGAACTTTATTTAATGAAGTTGAAGGCTCAGAAGCTTCATACACTTTGCAAGACGGAGATTTGTTTGTGAGAGCAAAGATTATATCTGACAAATTAAAAGAAAATCCTTACCAGACAGGAGATACAGAAACTGCTTGGACGCAGCCTGTAGTGAAGAAATAA